One Amaranthus tricolor cultivar Red isolate AtriRed21 chromosome 1, ASM2621246v1, whole genome shotgun sequence DNA window includes the following coding sequences:
- the LOC130814804 gene encoding cytochrome P450 76AD1-like has translation MEYILLIPIIVIITIFLIFSKSHIKSNLPPGPKPWPIIGNILELGDKPHQTFTELSKTYGPIMFLKLGSVPTIVISSPDIAQEMFLKHDITFSDRIVPDSVRAMDHDKYSMIWLSVSPKWRNLRKIAAVQLFTNHRLDGGKELRQKKAQELGDYVRQCRELSTPVDISKAASISVSNLLSNTIFSMDLSSHTSTNSQEFNELILHMMEEALTPNVSDLFPKLKHLDLQGVLKRTCKFTHKIMKIFDKIIKERLLKDPMNRTDDVLGTLLKLLEDKEMSIHDVKHFLMDLFTGGIHTTSVTVEWTMTELLHNPQKMKKAQIEIDEVVGKDRPIQESDITKLPYLQAVVKETLRLHPPAPLLIPRKTIKDVELCNYFVPQNSNILINLWGMGRDSTIWSNPLLFSPERFLDSEVDFKGRYFEFIPFGSGRRICPGLPLAHRMTHLLLATLISFNWKISPDTIDMEEKSGIALLKLKPLRVIPSL, from the exons atgGAATATATTCTTTTAATACCCATCATAGTGATCATCACTATCTTCCTTATCTTCTCAAAATCACACATAAAATCAAACCTTCCTCCCGGACCTAAACCATGGCCTATCATAGGCAATATACTTGAGCTTGGGGACAAGCCTCATCAAACATTCACCGAGCTTTCAAAAACTTACGGTCCAATAATGTTTTTAAAACTCGGGTCTGTCCCTACAATAGTAATATCTTCCCCAGATATAGCTCAAGAAATGTTCCTTAAACACGACATAACCTTCTCAGATAGAATTGTTCCAGACTCAGTCCGAGCCATGGATCATGATAAATATTCTATGATCTGGCTCTCGGTAAGCCCAAAATGGCGTAACCTTCGAAAAATTGCAGCCGTACAATTATTCACAAATCACCGACTAGATGGTGGCAAAGAATTGCGCCAAAAAAAGGCGCAAGAGCTTGGTGATTATGTACGACAATGTAGGGAATTGAGTACACCAGTCGATATTAGTAAGGCCGCGTCAATTAGTGTATCAAACTTGTTGTCTAACACAATTTTTTCCATGGATTTGAGTAGCCATACTTCAACCAATTCCCAAGAATTTAATGAGCTAATTTTGCATATGATGGAAGAGGCACTAACACCAAATGTGTCTGATTTATTTCCTAAGCTTAAGCACTTAGATTTACAAGGAGTATTAAAAAGAACTTGTAAATTTACTcataaaatcatgaaaatttttgataaaattataaAGGAAAGGTTATTGAAGGATCCTATGAATCGTACAGATGATGTATTAGGGACTTTGCTCAAGCTTTTGGAGGATAAAGAAATGAGTATTCATGATGTCAAACATTTCCTTATG GATTTATTTACAGGTGGAATACATACAACTTCTGTCACAGTGGAATGGACAATGACCGAATTATTACACAATccacaaaaaatgaaaaaggctCAAATTGAGATAGATGAAGTAGTTGGCAAAGATAGACCCATACAAGAATCAGATATTACCAAATTACCATATCTTCAAGCAGTTGTGAAAGAAACACTACGATTACATCCGCCAGCTCCTCTTTTAATTCCTCGCAAGACCATAAAAGATGTAGAATTATGTAACTATTTTGTGCCACAAAATTCGAACATTTTGATAAACTTATGGGGAATGGGTCGTGATTCAACCATATGGTCGAACCCACTTTTATTTTCTCCTGAAAGATTTTTGGATAGTGAAGTTGATTTTAAAGGACGATATTTCGAGTTTATACCCTTTGGATCGGGAAGAAGAATATGTCCAGGTTTGCCGTTAGCTCATAGGATGACACATTTACTCTTGGCAACTCTAATATCATTCAATTGGAAGATTAGTCCGGATACTATAGACATGGAAGAAAAGTCTGGGATTGCTTTGCTAAAGCTTAAGCCTCTTCGAGTCATTCCATCTCTTTGA
- the LOC130814814 gene encoding probable protein kinase At2g41970, with translation MFCCGGAEEENAGPPANQNTAPPRGNNPVGGGDRGEPKAGNAARSGAPVKALPIELPALSLDELNKLTNNFSQKTLVGEGSYGRVFHAKLSSGEEAAIKKLDTSSAQDSDAEFANQVSIVSRLKHEHFTELIGYCLEQNNRILVYQFATMGSLHDVLHGRKGVQGAAPGPALTWAQRVKIAFGAAKGLEYLHEKVQPSIVHRDVRSSNVLLFDDFMSKIADFNLTSASSDTAARLHSTRVLGTFGYHAPEYAMTGQITQKSDVYSFGVVLLELLTGRKPVDHTMPKGQQSLVTWATPRLSEDKVKQCVDPKLNDNYPAKAVAKMAAVAALCVQYEADFRPNMTIVVKALQPLLNAANKPAGPDAQA, from the exons ATGTTCTGCTGTGGAGGTGCAGAAGAGGAAAACGCCGGGCCGCCTGCTAACCAAAACACAGCACCTCCTAGGGGGAACAATCCTGTTGGTG GTGGGGATAGAGGAGAGCCAAAAGCGGGTAATGCAGCAAGAAGCGGTGCGCCAGTAAAAGCCTTGCCGATAGAATTGCCAGCTTTGTCATTGGATGAATTGAACAAATTAACtaacaacttcagtcagaagACATTGGTGGGAGAAGGTTCTTATGGACGCGTTTTTCATGCAAAGTTAAGCAGTGGCGAAGAGGCGGCTATAAAGAAATTGGATACCAGTTCTGCACAGGATTCTGATGCTGAATTTGCAAATCAG GTTTCGATCGTTTCAAGGCTAAAGCACGAGCATTTTACAGAGCTTATAGGTTATTGTTTGGAGCAAAATAACAGAATATTGGTTTATCAATTTGCAACAATGGGTTCTTTACATGATGTATTGCATG GAAGGAAAGGCGTACAAGGAGCAGCACCAGGACCTGCTCTAACATGGGCACAAAGAGTTAAAATTGCGTTTGGGGCTGCAAAAGGTCTAGAATATCTACACGAAAAAGTGCAGCCATCTATTGTTCACCGTGATGTTAGATCTAGCAATGTCCTATTGTTTGATGACTTCATGTCAAAAATAGCAGACTTCAACCTGACGAGTGCATCTTCCGACACAGCAGCTCGCTTGCACTCGACTAGAGTCTTGGGAACATTTGGCTACCATGCTCCTGA GTATGCCATGACCGGGCAGATAACTCAAAAAAGTGATGTATATAGTTTCGGTGTGGTTCTTCTAGAGCTTTTGACTGGAAGAAAGCCGGTAGATCATACCATGCCCAAAGGGCAACAAAGTCTGGTTACTTGG GCAACTCCCCGATTGAGTGAAGATAAAGTAAAACAATGTGTTGATCCCAAGCTTAATGACAATTATCCAGCAAAGGCAGTGGCCAAG ATGGCAGCAGTAGCAGCATTATGTGTTCAATACGAAGCCGACTTTAGGCCTAACATGACAATTGTGGTCAAGGCTTTGCAGCCTCTTCTGAATGCTGCTAACAAACCAGCAGGCCCGGATGCACAAGCGTAA
- the LOC130814828 gene encoding DNA-3-methyladenine glycosylase isoform X2, with protein sequence MLLPTTIQLLFFPYQFRRNNVPMTRPQRSKHRTKSTAINVNDSPEENPSQSKLKFRSSKSKFKLKSPLLPERPFSNVSGLDYQNLTLLEPDFCSIDALDLAPLLLGKFLRRDDVILQITEVEAYRPNDSACHGRFGITARTAPVFGRGGHAYVYLCYGLHMMLNIVADKEGVGAAVLIRSCAPVSGLTTIQQRRGQITDKPVLLAGPGKVGQALGLSTDWSNHPLHVPGGLELLDGPKPEKILVGPRVGIDYALPEHVNALWRFAIAGSQWISAPKSTLRLPGQDATFHRNVRGRFRFKGELCAFQRYIMAVK encoded by the exons ATGCTGCTTCCGACTACCATTCAACTTCTCTTCTTCCCATATCAATTCCGGCGCAATAACGTTCCGATGACCAGACCTCAACGTTCCAAACATCGTACCAAGTCCACCGCCATTAATGTAAACGATTCTCCTGAGGAAAACCCATCACAATCTAAACTCAAATTTCGTTCCTCTAAGTCCAAATTCAAACTAAAATCCCCATTACTACCAGAACGCCCATTTTCCAACGTTTCTGGGCTTGATTACCAAAATCTTACCCTTCTAGAACCTGATTTTTGCTCTATTGATGCTCTTGATCTCGCCCCTCTTCTTCTGGGAAAGTTTCTTCGACGAGATGATGTTATACTTCAGATAACTGAg GTAGAAGCTTATAGGCCGAATGATTCAGCTTGTCATGGTCGCTTTGGTATTACAGCTAGGACGGCTCCTGTT TTTGGTCGTGGGGGACATGCATATGTTTATCTCTGCTATGGTCTTCACATGATGCTTAACATTGTCGCTGACAAGGAGGGTGTCGGGGCTGCTGTCTTGATACGTTCTTGTGCTCCGGTCAGCG GCTTGACGACTATTCAACAGCGTCGTGGCCAGATTACTGATAAGCCGGTTCTTCTTGCTGGGCCAGGAAAG GTTGGCCAAGCTCTTGGGTTATCAACTGACTGGTCGAATCATCCTCTTCATGTGCCTG GTGGTTTAGAACTTCTGGATGGACCAAAGCCGGAAAAAATACTGGTCGGTCCCCGTGTTGGCATTGATTATGCTTTACCTGAACATGTAAACGCACTTTGGAGATTTGCCATTGCAGGGAGTCAATGGATAAGTGCACCGAAAAGCACGCTTAGATTGCCTGGACAAGATGCAACTTTTCACCGCAATGTAAGAG GTCGATTTCGATTCAAAGGGGAGCTTTGTGCCTTTCAACGGTACATCATGGCGGTTAAGTGA
- the LOC130814828 gene encoding DNA-3-methyladenine glycosylase isoform X1, with product MLLPTTIQLLFFPYQFRRNNVPMTRPQRSKHRTKSTAINVNDSPEENPSQSKLKFRSSKSKFKLKSPLLPERPFSNVSGLDYQNLTLLEPDFCSIDALDLAPLLLGKFLRRDDVILQITEVEAYRPNDSACHGRFGITARTAPVFGRGGHAYVYLCYGLHMMLNIVADKEGVGAAVLIRSCAPVSGLTTIQQRRGQITDKPVLLAGPGKVGQALGLSTDWSNHPLHVPGGLELLDGPKPEKILVGPRVGIDYALPEHVNALWRFAIAGSQWISAPKSTLRLPGQDATFHRNVRGHNRKLQVKMKRIGKICLVCS from the exons ATGCTGCTTCCGACTACCATTCAACTTCTCTTCTTCCCATATCAATTCCGGCGCAATAACGTTCCGATGACCAGACCTCAACGTTCCAAACATCGTACCAAGTCCACCGCCATTAATGTAAACGATTCTCCTGAGGAAAACCCATCACAATCTAAACTCAAATTTCGTTCCTCTAAGTCCAAATTCAAACTAAAATCCCCATTACTACCAGAACGCCCATTTTCCAACGTTTCTGGGCTTGATTACCAAAATCTTACCCTTCTAGAACCTGATTTTTGCTCTATTGATGCTCTTGATCTCGCCCCTCTTCTTCTGGGAAAGTTTCTTCGACGAGATGATGTTATACTTCAGATAACTGAg GTAGAAGCTTATAGGCCGAATGATTCAGCTTGTCATGGTCGCTTTGGTATTACAGCTAGGACGGCTCCTGTT TTTGGTCGTGGGGGACATGCATATGTTTATCTCTGCTATGGTCTTCACATGATGCTTAACATTGTCGCTGACAAGGAGGGTGTCGGGGCTGCTGTCTTGATACGTTCTTGTGCTCCGGTCAGCG GCTTGACGACTATTCAACAGCGTCGTGGCCAGATTACTGATAAGCCGGTTCTTCTTGCTGGGCCAGGAAAG GTTGGCCAAGCTCTTGGGTTATCAACTGACTGGTCGAATCATCCTCTTCATGTGCCTG GTGGTTTAGAACTTCTGGATGGACCAAAGCCGGAAAAAATACTGGTCGGTCCCCGTGTTGGCATTGATTATGCTTTACCTGAACATGTAAACGCACTTTGGAGATTTGCCATTGCAGGGAGTCAATGGATAAGTGCACCGAAAAGCACGCTTAGATTGCCTGGACAAGATGCAACTTTTCACCGCAATGTAAGAG GTCATAATAGAAAATTGCAAGTCAAAATGAAGAGAATAGGGAAAATTTGTTTGGTTTGCTCTTAA
- the LOC130814828 gene encoding DNA-3-methyladenine glycosylase isoform X4: MLLPTTIQLLFFPYQFRRNNVPMTRPQRSKHRTKSTAINVNDSPEENPSQSKLKFRSSKSKFKLKSPLLPERPFSNVSGLDYQNLTLLEPDFCSIDALDLAPLLLGKFLRRDDVILQITEVEAYRPNDSACHGRFGITARTAPVFGRGGHAYVYLCYGLHMMLNIVADKEGVGAAVLIRSCAPVSGLTTIQQRRGQITDKPVLLAGPGKVGQALGLSTDWSNHPLHVPGGLELLDGPKPEKILVGPRVGIDYALPEHVNALWRFAIAGSQWISAPKSTLRLPGQDATFHRNVRVLQVIIENCKSK, encoded by the exons ATGCTGCTTCCGACTACCATTCAACTTCTCTTCTTCCCATATCAATTCCGGCGCAATAACGTTCCGATGACCAGACCTCAACGTTCCAAACATCGTACCAAGTCCACCGCCATTAATGTAAACGATTCTCCTGAGGAAAACCCATCACAATCTAAACTCAAATTTCGTTCCTCTAAGTCCAAATTCAAACTAAAATCCCCATTACTACCAGAACGCCCATTTTCCAACGTTTCTGGGCTTGATTACCAAAATCTTACCCTTCTAGAACCTGATTTTTGCTCTATTGATGCTCTTGATCTCGCCCCTCTTCTTCTGGGAAAGTTTCTTCGACGAGATGATGTTATACTTCAGATAACTGAg GTAGAAGCTTATAGGCCGAATGATTCAGCTTGTCATGGTCGCTTTGGTATTACAGCTAGGACGGCTCCTGTT TTTGGTCGTGGGGGACATGCATATGTTTATCTCTGCTATGGTCTTCACATGATGCTTAACATTGTCGCTGACAAGGAGGGTGTCGGGGCTGCTGTCTTGATACGTTCTTGTGCTCCGGTCAGCG GCTTGACGACTATTCAACAGCGTCGTGGCCAGATTACTGATAAGCCGGTTCTTCTTGCTGGGCCAGGAAAG GTTGGCCAAGCTCTTGGGTTATCAACTGACTGGTCGAATCATCCTCTTCATGTGCCTG GTGGTTTAGAACTTCTGGATGGACCAAAGCCGGAAAAAATACTGGTCGGTCCCCGTGTTGGCATTGATTATGCTTTACCTGAACATGTAAACGCACTTTGGAGATTTGCCATTGCAGGGAGTCAATGGATAAGTGCACCGAAAAGCACGCTTAGATTGCCTGGACAAGATGCAACTTTTCACCGCAATGTAAGAG TGTTACAGGTCATAATAGAAAATTGCAAGTCAAAATGA
- the LOC130814828 gene encoding DNA-3-methyladenine glycosylase isoform X3 gives MLLPTTIQLLFFPYQFRRNNVPMTRPQRSKHRTKSTAINVNDSPEENPSQSKLKFRSSKSKFKLKSPLLPERPFSNVSGLDYQNLTLLEPDFCSIDALDLAPLLLGKFLRRDDVILQITEVEAYRPNDSACHGRFGITARTAPVFGRGGHAYVYLCYGLHMMLNIVADKEGVGAAVLIRSCAPVSGLTTIQQRRGQITDKPVLLAGPGKVGQALGLSTDWSNHPLHVPGGLELLDGPKPEKILVGPRVGIDYALPEHVNALWRFAIAGSQWISAPKSTLRLPGQDATFHRNVREMWNCTSFLSKRSVN, from the exons ATGCTGCTTCCGACTACCATTCAACTTCTCTTCTTCCCATATCAATTCCGGCGCAATAACGTTCCGATGACCAGACCTCAACGTTCCAAACATCGTACCAAGTCCACCGCCATTAATGTAAACGATTCTCCTGAGGAAAACCCATCACAATCTAAACTCAAATTTCGTTCCTCTAAGTCCAAATTCAAACTAAAATCCCCATTACTACCAGAACGCCCATTTTCCAACGTTTCTGGGCTTGATTACCAAAATCTTACCCTTCTAGAACCTGATTTTTGCTCTATTGATGCTCTTGATCTCGCCCCTCTTCTTCTGGGAAAGTTTCTTCGACGAGATGATGTTATACTTCAGATAACTGAg GTAGAAGCTTATAGGCCGAATGATTCAGCTTGTCATGGTCGCTTTGGTATTACAGCTAGGACGGCTCCTGTT TTTGGTCGTGGGGGACATGCATATGTTTATCTCTGCTATGGTCTTCACATGATGCTTAACATTGTCGCTGACAAGGAGGGTGTCGGGGCTGCTGTCTTGATACGTTCTTGTGCTCCGGTCAGCG GCTTGACGACTATTCAACAGCGTCGTGGCCAGATTACTGATAAGCCGGTTCTTCTTGCTGGGCCAGGAAAG GTTGGCCAAGCTCTTGGGTTATCAACTGACTGGTCGAATCATCCTCTTCATGTGCCTG GTGGTTTAGAACTTCTGGATGGACCAAAGCCGGAAAAAATACTGGTCGGTCCCCGTGTTGGCATTGATTATGCTTTACCTGAACATGTAAACGCACTTTGGAGATTTGCCATTGCAGGGAGTCAATGGATAAGTGCACCGAAAAGCACGCTTAGATTGCCTGGACAAGATGCAACTTTTCACCGCAATGTAAGAG AAATGTGGAATTGTACTTCATTTTTGTCAAAAAGATCGGTTAATTAA
- the LOC130814848 gene encoding uncharacterized protein LOC130814848 → MAKYGEGDKRWIVEDRPDGTNVHNWHWAETDCFEWSKTHLSNSLSSLPILSGEGNLFIKTKKIDKIDGEAYVNIRKGKIIPGYELSLSLSWEGEAKDENGDSILKSDGKVEIPYISDENADEDPDVKITFSDEGPIGKRIKEAFMEKGKGLILERIREYVKTMAKGGPCKDEIETKKLSVKSSGGTQKEAAATESSAKKVVKKEAKSEDRKGFRTIKLSEKFRCRAVDLYEILMDENRWKGFTQSNAKISKEVGGEFSIFNGSVNGTNVDLQEGKLIVQKWRFGNWPDGVFSTVKLTFEEPEAGVTIVKLVQTDVPEEDRYGNETVVENTERGWRDLIFHKIRAIFGFGL, encoded by the exons ATGGCGAAATACGGCGAAGGAGACAAAAGATGGATAGTAGAAGACCGTCCTGATGGTACCAATGTCCACAATTGGCACTGGGCTGAAACCGATTGTTTTGAATGGTCCAAAACCCACCTCTCCAATTCCCTTTCTTCACTCCCTATTCTTTCTGGTGAAGGAAATCTCTTCATCAAAACGAAAAAAATCGACAAAATCGACGGTGAAGCTTATGTTAACATTCGCAAGGGTAAAATCATACCTGGGTATGAACTTTCCCTTTCACTTTCTTGGGAAGGTGAAGCCAAGGATGAAAATGGTGACTCAATCCTTAAATCTGATGGTAAAGTTGAGATTCCATATATTTCCGATGAAAACGCTGATGAAGACCCAGATGTTAAAATCACGTTTTCTGATGAGGGTCCGATTGGAAAGAGGATTAAGGAAGCGTTTATGGAAAAAGGTAAGGGTTTGATTCTGGAGAGAATTAGGGAGTATGTGAAAACTATGGCTAAAGGAGGGCCTTGTAAGGACGAGATTGAGACTAAGAAATTGTCTGTGAAGAGTAGTGGTGGGACCCAGAAAGAGGCAGCAGCTACGGAATCGTCGGCAAAAAAGGTTGTGAAGAAGGAGGCGAAGAGCGAGGATAGAAAAGGGTTTAGGACAATAAAGTTGAGCGAGAAGTTTAGGTGTAGGGCGGTTGATTTGTATGAGATTTTGATGGATGAGAATAGATGGAAAGGTTTTACTCAGAGTAATGCTAAGATAAGTAAGGAAGTGGGTGGTGAATTTAGTATTTTTAATGGGTCAGTTAATGGGACTAATGTGGATTTGCAGGAAGGGAAATTGATTGTTCAGAAATGGAGGTTTGGTAATTGGCCTGATGGTGTTTTCTCTACG GTTAAACTGACATTTGAGGAACCAGAAGCTGGTGTTACCATTGTCAAGTTGGTGCAAACTGATGTTCCAGAGGAAGACAG ATACGGAAATGAAACTGTGGTTGAGAACACCGAGAGAGGTTGGCGAGATCTTATTTTCCACAAAATCCGAGCAATCTTTGGATTCGGTCTTTAA